The stretch of DNA TTTTTTACGTTCCTCTGTGATGATTGGATTGTCTTGAATAGTCCAATGTGTCCATCTAGTGTTTTGCACTTCGAAAACTTCTTTAATAACAGGATGATGAGGTGCTGGTGGATTTAGGTCCGCTAAATGGTATCTATCTTGTGCTGCAAATGTACGCCTAAAACATTCTTGGATCATATCCATATGGAGTAAATTAATTTCTCCAAATGCAACACTCCCCAATGACATACCTGTGATAGCACCCACGCTGTTACTTTTCCCACCACCTTTGTAATAAATCTTTTTAATGCCTGTTGGCGTATGCAATTGCAAATGGGAACCGTGTTCATCATGTTTGATATCGTATAACCCATCAAAGATATGCATTAAACCTGTTCCGTCACCATCAATAAATAATCGATACGCTTGCTCCTGGTTATACGCAACAAGTAAATGGTTTGTATCTCTACACCAACTGTAGTAATCAGCTAACCTGAAATGTGCAGCTGTTGTCTTTCCGCTTCTTGGGGTACCTTCTAATACATCAAATGTGTAATCATACGGTCTATAAATTACTTCTAGTTGTTTTGGACTGAAAATAATGTTCTTATCCATCATTCTCACGTTCCTTTATCATTTCTTCATATTTCTTACGCCCTTCAATAAGTGACTCAAGCATTGACGTATCTTTTCTATCACCACGAAGTTTAGAAGCGCGCATTTTAGCGAACTCTGTATCAGCTTTCGTTTTCTCAATTCCAAGCTTCATACCTTCAAGTTTAAGCCTGCGTTCGTCATCCAGATGTGCCATTTCGTCAAACTGTTTTATTAAACTACGAAGTTCACTCATGGCTCTAGATTGGGCATTTAAGAAAGTGGCTTGACGGTCCCATGCAAATTGGAACTCATATTCTTCTTCTGTTGTTGCTTGCTCTACTCCACCGCCTTCTTCTTTTGAACGGGGGTAGTATTCATATTTCGCCTTTTTAAGCTGCGTTATCATCTCATCCTTAGCAGTGACGAACATAACCTTTTGAGCACGAATAATAGCTGCATACTGAATCTGTATTTGGTCCCATATCAAATCAGCTGCAGAACGCTCGTTCATTTGCTCCATGATCTCGAGCGTTTCTTCTGGTAAGAACTTAGAAAAAAAGCCATGAGTCTCTGCGTTGGAGTTTCCTTTCGGAGCTCCATGACCCACGGCATTCTTATTTCCTTTTGGTGCTCCTCTTTTATTAGTAACGTTACTTTTTACATTGGTAACGTTACCTTTCAATTGTTCGTCCCATTTGTCTTGATTCTTCCACTTACGAATCTGGGAATCCTTAACTCCTAATTCAGCTGCAATATCTTTGAGCAGTAACTTTCCACCGCTCTCTTTCCACATCTCAAATGCTTTGTCACGGTTCGGACTTCTCGCTCGAGCCATCTACAAATCACCCACCTCCAAGTGGTATTTGTTTGTTTTGCGTATAAAAAAAGCCTTCCTTTGTGGAAGACATTTATTATTTTTATATTGCCCCGTTTCTCCTTAAGTTTCTTAGAAGTTCCGGGTTATCGTTTTGAACATCGTAAAAAAACACTTCATCTGTATAATTCTCTATGTCCCAATTTTTAATTGACCACTCATTTGTTGTAATTAATATTACCTTTTTAGACCTTACTTCTCCTAAATCCTTTAAAAAATTCGCATACCTCTTTGGATTATCCAAGGCGGTTTGAATTGGATAAAATATGGTAAAAGTGTTATCGTTCCCTGCTGGATTATTTCTGGTGTGAGTGGTATAACTGTTAAAGTTAATTTTCATGTTTCCTAATTTATATAGCTCAGTCGATTTTACATTAGAAGGTAAATGCTTCTTACCTAAGGCTAAATTAATATTATCAGCTATATCTTGCATTGAGCTTGTTCTAATTATTCCCTTTGAAAATTGTTGATTTAATGCCATTAAAACTGCCTTCAGTTTTGCTTCGTTATCATATCCCTTAATCAGTATTACTCTTTTGTTATTCTCCAAAAAAGTAGTAACAGCATTAACTGCTCCTTTTAAATCAACTTTTAGATCAGTCATTTTACCATCTCCTTTTTAGAAAGAATTCGACAAAAGGAGATATTTCCCTTCATAATCCTCCAATAAATTGTATTATATTTACAGGAGGTGATTTTTATGTTAAGTAGACTTTTAGACTCCTTGATTGACTTTGGAGAAGATATTTTGATTAAAATATTTGCCTTAGCATGTGGTGCTGGATTGATGTACTTTATTATCACCAATGCCGAAGGCATATCGCCGTTTTTATTTAATTTCGGAAAATAACAAACAGGACGGTAAGCAATTACTTTTATTGCCGCTCCGTCCTGCCTCCCATTTTAGCAAGCTGATTTATGTTTTTGCAACTTTGTTTCTTTTGTGCCATTTGTGCCATTAGTTTCTTTTTTAGTTATCTGTTGATATTTTCAATTATATTATTTATTCTTGCAAGTTCATCGTTAGTAAACACTTTTTTACGATTTGACAATTCATTAATAAAAAACCCTTCAATGTCATCTTTAGAAATAAATATTTTTGGATAAATACCGTCTGACTTACTAGTATAATTTAATACATAATTCTCATTATCAGTAGGATATCCAAAATAAACTATTCCTTGAACTAATACCTTTTTGTTTAAGTTTAAGTCAATGATTTTCTTTAAATCAATTGCCGTTTTAGCAACCTGAGTTGCAGGATTATCGTATGAAGATATACTAACTTTATTTTTTTCTTCGTTAGTCAGTACAATTGTTTGTTCAGCTTCTTTCTTCGATTCAGGGAACATTGATTCAAGTATTGGTAGATATTCTTTATTTTTCTCTTTAGATATCCCATGGATTATTTTACCTCTCCAATATTTAGTTTCAATTACATACACACCTGTAGGTATAAGGATCAAATGATCGATTTGACGAACGTTATTTCTCTCTTTTTTCGAATTATATATATATACATTTTCTAAAATAAATATATCATTAGTATTGATTAAATTTTCTCTTATTAAGGATTCTTTTATTTCATACATTATTTGACTAGTAATAAATTCACCTCTATTTTGCAACTTATTGTGCAAGTACTTGAGGTAATTTTTACTTGATTCTAACTCCTCTTGCTGACGCAATATTACATGTTCGAATTCCTCATTTTTATTCGATAAATTATTAACCTCGTTTGCAAGTCTACTCTTTTCTATACTTTCAGCCTCTAAAGTTGCTGAAACTTGCTCGAATGCTTTATTAATTTCTCTAGTTTTCAAGCTATCTTTATATAACTTAATACAATAAAGACTTACCAATAATAATAAAACCAATAATAAAATATCCACTTTAATCCCTCCCATAATTATTATCGGTAGCTAGTGGATATCTTTTACAAAATTATTCAATCAACATATTCTCCGAATTCTTTTACACTCATCACTACTATTCTGACATAACTGTTCAACTATAGAGTCTCTAAGTCTTTTTATGTGTGAAAATGAAAGCCCCATATGAGCTCCAATCCATCGATAACTCTTCCCCTCAAGCAACCAGTGAAGAACCTCTAATTCCCTGTCATCCTTTATTAAATGTAATCTACCCTGAATAACTGATATTTTCGCTTTATATTTACTAATGACCTGGTAACGTTTTTCTCTTCTAATAGCTTCACGGTAGACCGGATCTCCTGTCATTCCTTTGGGTTTTGGCATTCCAGCTTCATCGCCATACTGGGCTGTTAATCCTTCACCAGCATCGATTAAAGATGAATTTAATATCTTTATTGA from Sutcliffiella cohnii encodes:
- the terS gene encoding phage terminase small subunit, coding for MARARSPNRDKAFEMWKESGGKLLLKDIAAELGVKDSQIRKWKNQDKWDEQLKGNVTNVKSNVTNKRGAPKGNKNAVGHGAPKGNSNAETHGFFSKFLPEETLEIMEQMNERSAADLIWDQIQIQYAAIIRAQKVMFVTAKDEMITQLKKAKYEYYPRSKEEGGGVEQATTEEEYEFQFAWDRQATFLNAQSRAMSELRSLIKQFDEMAHLDDERRLKLEGMKLGIEKTKADTEFAKMRASKLRGDRKDTSMLESLIEGRKKYEEMIKERENDG
- a CDS encoding helix-turn-helix transcriptional regulator, with protein sequence MNKKEIENILKDYHWMINSIKILNSSLIDAGEGLTAQYGDEAGMPKPKGMTGDPVYREAIRREKRYQVISKYKAKISVIQGRLHLIKDDRELEVLHWLLEGKSYRWIGAHMGLSFSHIKRLRDSIVEQLCQNSSDECKRIRRIC
- a CDS encoding nuclease-related domain-containing protein; this encodes MDILLLVLLLLVSLYCIKLYKDSLKTREINKAFEQVSATLEAESIEKSRLANEVNNLSNKNEEFEHVILRQQEELESSKNYLKYLHNKLQNRGEFITSQIMYEIKESLIRENLINTNDIFILENVYIYNSKKERNNVRQIDHLILIPTGVYVIETKYWRGKIIHGISKEKNKEYLPILESMFPESKKEAEQTIVLTNEEKNKVSISSYDNPATQVAKTAIDLKKIIDLNLNKKVLVQGIVYFGYPTDNENYVLNYTSKSDGIYPKIFISKDDIEGFFINELSNRKKVFTNDELARINNIIENINR